From a region of the Nonlabens sp. Hel1_33_55 genome:
- a CDS encoding type I phosphomannose isomerase catalytic subunit, producing the protein MNIYPLKFEPILQEKIWGGSRLKDLFNKKTDKQNVGESWEISGVEGNISVVDNGVYKGLSLVEMLKTHNKDLVGSKNYDRFGDEFPLLIKFLDAKENLSVQVHPNDEIARKDHSSFGKTEMWYIMDHEEDAEIIVGMKDKQADTEVLRTVGKDNVYDIFETSRVSKGDAYFIPAGKVHAIGAGVVAAEIQQTSDITYRVYDWDRIDNSGSKRELHLDQSINSTKEFEEESKKDFKVKANEISNVVNCNYFTTNIFQVNHQFEREYSNLDSFVILMCVEGSCKVSINGCTESVQTGETILLPATATSTHFSSRGAKFMEVYIA; encoded by the coding sequence ATGAACATCTATCCATTAAAATTTGAACCCATTTTACAAGAAAAAATTTGGGGCGGTTCCCGACTTAAAGATTTATTCAATAAAAAAACCGATAAACAGAATGTCGGCGAAAGTTGGGAAATTTCAGGAGTTGAAGGGAATATCTCAGTAGTTGATAATGGTGTTTATAAAGGCTTATCTCTTGTTGAAATGCTTAAAACCCACAATAAAGATTTAGTGGGATCTAAGAACTATGATCGTTTTGGCGATGAGTTTCCGTTACTTATTAAGTTCTTGGACGCCAAAGAGAATTTATCAGTGCAAGTTCATCCAAATGATGAGATTGCTAGAAAGGATCACAGTTCCTTCGGTAAGACGGAGATGTGGTATATCATGGATCATGAAGAGGATGCAGAGATTATCGTTGGTATGAAAGACAAGCAGGCAGATACAGAAGTTTTGAGAACAGTAGGAAAGGACAATGTGTACGATATATTTGAAACGAGCCGCGTTAGTAAAGGAGACGCTTATTTCATTCCAGCCGGAAAGGTGCATGCCATAGGTGCTGGAGTAGTAGCTGCAGAAATACAGCAGACATCAGACATCACCTACAGAGTTTACGATTGGGATCGTATAGATAATAGCGGTAGTAAACGAGAATTGCATTTAGACCAATCTATAAATTCAACCAAAGAATTTGAAGAAGAAAGCAAGAAGGATTTTAAGGTAAAAGCAAATGAAATTTCTAACGTTGTCAACTGTAATTATTTTACCACTAACATTTTTCAAGTGAATCATCAATTTGAACGTGAATATTCAAATCTCGATTCTTTTGTAATTTTGATGTGTGTCGAAGGAAGTTGTAAAGTTTCAATTAATGGATGTACAGAATCTGTTCAAACTGGAGAAACTATTTTACTGCCAGCAACTGCAACTAGCACCCATTTTTCTTCCAGAGGAGCCAAATTTATGGAGGTTTATATTGCTTAG
- a CDS encoding dolichyl-phosphate beta-glucosyltransferase: MKTGIIIPCYNEAKRIDQQAFIDFATTHQNYHLCFVNDGSTDNTNDVLEKMQWKSPYNISIVDVKKNAGKAAAVRSGSQYMYGIPEITSIGFIDADLSTDFRDFKDLVKTLHRDEKLMVFGSRNTGKTSGIERDLVRGLISKFIKQFILLILGLPIRDTQCGAKVFKTEVIPMIYSKQFVSRWLFDVEIFLRLKKTFGKKNIMQKIVEQPLMRWVHVDNSKLGLKDSIKIPFNLAQIWLNYTIAYSANEVATDQAFGLPTETLITQRKAA; encoded by the coding sequence ATGAAAACTGGAATCATCATACCATGTTATAACGAGGCAAAACGAATCGATCAACAGGCGTTTATCGACTTTGCAACCACTCACCAAAACTATCATTTGTGTTTTGTGAATGATGGTAGTACGGACAATACCAATGATGTTCTTGAAAAGATGCAATGGAAATCGCCTTACAATATCAGCATTGTTGATGTTAAGAAAAATGCAGGTAAGGCAGCAGCGGTAAGATCTGGATCCCAGTATATGTATGGAATTCCAGAAATCACATCGATAGGTTTCATCGATGCAGACCTTTCTACTGATTTCAGGGATTTTAAAGACCTTGTAAAAACGTTACATAGAGATGAAAAGCTCATGGTTTTTGGATCTAGAAATACAGGTAAGACTTCAGGTATAGAGCGTGATCTTGTACGTGGGCTGATTTCAAAATTCATAAAACAATTCATCCTGCTTATTCTAGGATTGCCTATAAGAGATACACAATGCGGTGCCAAGGTATTTAAGACAGAGGTTATCCCGATGATTTATTCAAAGCAGTTTGTGAGTCGATGGTTATTTGATGTAGAAATTTTCCTAAGGTTGAAAAAGACATTTGGCAAGAAGAACATCATGCAGAAGATCGTCGAACAACCCTTAATGCGATGGGTACATGTGGATAACTCTAAGCTGGGATTGAAGGACTCCATCAAAATACCTTTTAATCTAGCTCAAATATGGCTCAACTATACAATCGCTTATTCAGCCAATGAGGTCGCTACAGACCAAGCTTTTGGTCTACCAACAGAAACCTTAATTACACAAAGAAAAGCAGCATAA
- a CDS encoding alpha/beta hydrolase: protein MNFTSRSRTISCILMVLTSLAFGQVANKPNLLLDGIRIDTERECFDQDYPFDGLTVELSNDKSVKQCQLEIKTNNNQLIYQVESYRDFDGQALYRSMDNSGVFDRTGIIVFEFLITSKDNNTFIEYLEICINPNEPIVAESRGVSITSKKYTKVPIYYATDRKDSKKANVYERFAGELESDHTINYGICNVTIPAIHQIGQIESPSLFRFELSEDPEKHIVLQNIIPLSEGSFFNLMANGVSLSRKRKTFMFIHGYNVSFADAAKRTAQMKYDLKFDGEAVLYSWPSQAATSAYTIDENNIRWSTENIKNFLDDYITRSKAEEIYLIAHSMGNRGLTDALIDLIKEKPYLASKIKEIILAAPDIDAAIFKRDIAPQMVASIKKPITLYVSADDVALEASKTLHGRARAGDAEYGVMLVPGVETIDASGVDASFLSHSYFAETKSILDDLITVIGSGLRAKGRPKLLKISTSEGVYWKFKN from the coding sequence ATGAATTTTACATCGCGTTCCCGAACCATTTCATGCATTTTAATGGTCTTGACTTCTTTAGCATTTGGTCAAGTTGCAAATAAACCTAATCTATTGTTAGATGGGATCAGAATTGATACAGAGCGTGAATGTTTTGATCAAGATTATCCTTTTGATGGATTGACCGTTGAACTATCTAATGATAAGAGTGTAAAACAATGCCAACTTGAAATTAAAACCAATAACAATCAACTAATTTATCAGGTAGAAAGCTATCGAGACTTTGACGGGCAAGCACTGTATAGATCCATGGATAATTCAGGAGTGTTTGATCGTACTGGGATAATTGTTTTTGAATTTCTAATTACTAGTAAAGACAATAATACTTTTATTGAATATCTGGAAATCTGTATTAATCCAAATGAGCCTATTGTTGCTGAATCAAGAGGTGTTTCTATTACCAGCAAGAAATACACAAAAGTACCTATCTATTATGCCACAGATCGTAAGGATAGTAAAAAAGCAAATGTCTACGAACGATTTGCAGGTGAGCTCGAGTCAGACCATACGATCAATTATGGCATATGTAATGTAACGATTCCAGCAATACATCAAATAGGTCAAATAGAAAGCCCTTCTTTATTTAGGTTTGAATTAAGCGAAGATCCTGAGAAACATATTGTGCTGCAAAATATTATTCCTCTATCTGAAGGTTCTTTTTTTAATTTGATGGCTAATGGTGTTTCGCTTTCGCGAAAGCGGAAAACCTTCATGTTCATTCACGGTTATAATGTCTCTTTTGCAGATGCAGCTAAAAGAACTGCGCAAATGAAGTATGATTTGAAGTTTGACGGTGAAGCGGTACTGTACAGCTGGCCGTCGCAAGCGGCAACATCTGCCTATACGATTGATGAAAATAATATACGCTGGTCAACAGAGAATATCAAAAATTTTCTAGACGATTATATAACAAGATCTAAAGCCGAAGAGATTTACCTCATTGCACATAGCATGGGAAATCGTGGATTGACCGATGCGCTCATAGATTTGATAAAAGAGAAACCGTATCTAGCTTCAAAAATTAAAGAGATCATACTCGCTGCGCCAGATATCGATGCCGCCATTTTTAAACGAGATATAGCCCCACAAATGGTGGCTAGCATTAAGAAACCTATCACTTTATATGTAAGCGCTGATGATGTAGCACTTGAAGCTTCCAAAACTTTACATGGTAGAGCTAGGGCTGGCGATGCAGAATATGGTGTAATGCTTGTTCCTGGAGTGGAGACAATAGACGCAAGTGGAGTGGATGCTAGTTTCCTATCGCATTCCTATTTTGCAGAGACTAAATCTATTCTTGATGATTTGATCACAGTAATAGGCTCTGGTTTGAGGGCAAAAGGGAGGCCCAAATTATTAAAGATTTCCACCTCAGAAGGTGTGTATTGGAAATTTAAAAATTGA